Proteins from a genomic interval of Cupriavidus pauculus:
- a CDS encoding TonB-dependent receptor family protein: MSSSRRPLPAVAPHFTLCATALAVSTLCLMPQLAAAQTADAPAAGSEKMLETVQVSGNWLGTGLQNSVKTFPGARTVVNEQQIEQSGAQNIGDVMRRIPGVQSTDNSGTAGSAISLNIGVRGLTGRYTPRSTVLLDGIPMAVAPYGQPQLSFAPVSLGNIESIDVVRSGGAVRYGPQNVGGIINFNTKPIPGVFSGDASVRQNIFTEGGGNNTQYSAFVGTTLDSGLGIALLYSGMTGREWRKGSDDDVNDLAVKFAYDITPTSQVYGKLSYYDVKSRTPGGLTVAQFNADPFQNTRPNDYWSGNRYGFDLGYVNTISANQEFEIRTFFNDSYRQSTLQQSATVIAHQPRNYTTFGVEPRYTQRFGLGPTTHDVTVGYRYIRERGDDNQYSTTIRTGVNGPTTTFDNATDAHAVYIDDRIAYGNWRIVPGVRFEHIDTTRQQRNTATQWDSVNNKALPSINVSYLVNSAWTVFADYSTSFGPVQNTQLNSQTPNNPLQPEVAKTFEVGTRWTDNRIKGELTAFKIKFDNQILQVPGLFPATFQNIGATDHDGVEAAIDYTFERGSLLGGLNLYANYTYTRAIQKSGTTAGLDVPFYSRTTDTLGARYDWRSWTFNVSTTHQSKQYADLANTVAETPDGANGLIPGFRTWNIQAMFKVPQRKNTDIAIGINNLFDKRYYTRTTDSNAGRLVGAPRMVYIQARAGF; encoded by the coding sequence ATGAGTTCGAGCCGCCGACCACTGCCAGCCGTCGCGCCCCATTTCACGCTGTGCGCCACGGCGCTGGCCGTCTCCACGCTGTGCCTGATGCCGCAACTGGCGGCCGCCCAGACGGCCGATGCGCCGGCGGCGGGCTCGGAAAAGATGCTGGAAACGGTCCAGGTGTCCGGCAACTGGCTCGGTACCGGCCTGCAGAACAGCGTGAAGACCTTTCCCGGTGCGCGCACCGTGGTCAACGAGCAGCAGATCGAACAGAGCGGCGCCCAGAACATCGGCGACGTGATGCGCCGCATCCCCGGCGTGCAGTCGACCGACAACTCGGGCACGGCCGGCAGCGCCATCTCGCTGAACATCGGCGTGCGGGGCCTGACCGGCCGCTACACGCCGCGCTCCACCGTGCTGCTGGACGGCATCCCGATGGCCGTGGCGCCGTACGGCCAGCCGCAGCTCTCATTCGCGCCGGTCAGCCTGGGCAACATCGAGTCGATCGACGTGGTGCGCAGCGGCGGCGCCGTGCGCTACGGGCCGCAGAACGTGGGCGGCATCATCAACTTCAACACCAAGCCGATTCCGGGCGTGTTCAGCGGCGATGCGTCGGTGCGCCAGAACATCTTCACCGAAGGCGGCGGCAACAACACCCAGTACAGCGCGTTCGTCGGCACCACGCTGGACAGCGGCCTGGGCATCGCGCTGCTGTACTCGGGCATGACCGGCCGCGAATGGCGCAAGGGCAGCGACGACGACGTCAACGACCTGGCCGTCAAGTTCGCGTACGACATCACGCCCACGTCGCAGGTCTACGGCAAGCTGTCGTACTACGACGTGAAGTCCCGCACGCCGGGCGGCCTGACCGTGGCGCAGTTCAACGCCGACCCGTTCCAGAACACGCGCCCGAACGACTACTGGAGCGGCAACCGCTACGGCTTCGACCTGGGCTACGTGAACACGATCTCGGCGAACCAGGAGTTCGAGATCCGCACGTTCTTCAACGACAGCTACCGCCAGAGCACGCTGCAGCAGAGCGCCACGGTCATCGCGCACCAGCCGCGCAACTACACCACGTTCGGCGTGGAGCCGCGCTACACGCAGCGCTTCGGGCTGGGCCCGACCACGCATGACGTGACGGTCGGCTACCGCTACATCCGCGAGCGCGGCGACGACAACCAGTACAGCACCACGATCCGCACCGGCGTGAACGGCCCGACCACCACGTTCGACAACGCCACGGACGCCCACGCGGTCTACATCGACGACCGCATCGCCTACGGCAACTGGCGCATCGTGCCGGGCGTGCGGTTCGAGCACATCGACACCACGCGCCAGCAGCGCAACACGGCCACGCAGTGGGACAGCGTGAACAACAAGGCGCTGCCGTCGATCAACGTGTCGTACCTGGTCAACAGCGCCTGGACCGTGTTTGCCGACTACAGCACGTCGTTCGGCCCGGTGCAGAACACGCAACTCAACTCCCAGACGCCGAACAACCCGCTGCAGCCCGAAGTGGCCAAGACGTTCGAAGTGGGCACGCGCTGGACGGACAACCGCATCAAGGGCGAGCTGACGGCCTTCAAGATCAAGTTCGACAACCAGATCCTGCAGGTGCCGGGCCTGTTCCCGGCCACGTTCCAGAACATCGGCGCCACCGACCACGACGGCGTGGAAGCGGCCATCGACTACACGTTCGAGCGCGGCAGCCTGCTGGGCGGCCTGAACCTGTACGCCAACTACACCTACACGCGGGCCATCCAGAAGTCGGGCACCACGGCGGGCCTGGACGTGCCGTTCTACTCGCGCACCACCGACACGCTGGGCGCGCGCTACGACTGGCGGAGCTGGACGTTCAACGTCTCGACCACGCACCAGAGCAAGCAGTACGCCGACCTGGCCAACACGGTGGCCGAGACGCCGGACGGCGCCAACGGCCTGATCCCGGGCTTCCGCACGTGGAACATCCAGGCGATGTTCAAGGTGCCGCAGCGCAAGAACACCGACATCGCCATCGGCATCAACAACCTGTTCGACAAGCGCTACTACACGCGCACGACCGACAGCAACGCGGGCCGCCTGGTCGGCGCGCCGCGCATGGTCTACATCCAGGCGCGCGCAGGGTTCTGA
- a CDS encoding SOS response-associated peptidase, with amino-acid sequence MCVNYAPVQRRILREIFGVEPPPGLYPSETWPDYAAPIVRQRTDADAWESVLASFSMVPKATIPPGTRYFPTANARVETIGKLSSFARFWKACQFALIPATAFFEPNYESGKAVRWKIGLPDGEPFAIAGVWRAWPDGAVSFTMPTVNADHHPLMQRFHKPGDEKRGVVILPREDWDGWLGCRDPEAARTFLRLLPADRLVAEPAPLPPRGATKGPPPPSD; translated from the coding sequence ATGTGCGTCAACTACGCCCCCGTCCAGCGGCGCATCCTGCGCGAGATCTTTGGCGTCGAGCCGCCGCCCGGCCTGTATCCGTCGGAAACCTGGCCCGACTACGCGGCCCCGATCGTCCGGCAGCGGACCGATGCGGATGCCTGGGAAAGCGTGCTGGCGTCGTTCAGCATGGTGCCGAAAGCGACCATCCCGCCCGGTACGCGCTACTTTCCCACGGCCAACGCGCGGGTCGAGACCATCGGCAAGCTGTCGTCGTTCGCGCGGTTCTGGAAGGCGTGCCAGTTCGCGCTGATCCCGGCCACGGCGTTCTTCGAGCCGAACTACGAAAGCGGCAAGGCGGTGCGCTGGAAGATCGGCCTGCCGGACGGCGAGCCGTTTGCGATTGCGGGGGTATGGCGGGCGTGGCCCGACGGGGCCGTGTCGTTCACGATGCCGACGGTCAACGCCGACCATCATCCGCTGATGCAGCGGTTTCACAAGCCCGGGGACGAAAAGCGCGGCGTGGTGATCCTGCCGCGCGAGGACTGGGACGGCTGGCTCGGTTGCCGCGACCCGGAGGCGGCGCGCACGTTCCTGCGCCTGCTGCCGGCCGACCGCCTGGTGGCGGAGCCGGCCCCGCTGCCGCCCCGGGGGGCGACCAAGGGGCCGCCGCCACCCTCGGACTAG
- a CDS encoding Csu type fimbrial protein — translation MKAAWLAILLMAAPAARAVCTATAPSVAFGNYSPVSGSPVDIQGTITVSCTGIAVSARVRACINIGTGSAGTTVSPRVMANGSRTLGFNLYTDSARTQIWGSRSTGTTATPVMLDFGALLGNGSASVSYYGRILANQTAATAGAYTSQFTGLNAEVTYVEYLLSPPACSTLATNSLPITFTASATVVADCNISATPLDFGSVGLLTGNRDAASTLTVQCTASAPYSIALNAGTGNGANVAARRMTRSGGQQTVSYQLYSDAARTVPWGDGSRGTSTVGGTGTGTAQTLNVYGRIPPQVTPTPGTYADTVTATITY, via the coding sequence ATGAAAGCCGCCTGGCTGGCGATACTGCTGATGGCCGCGCCGGCCGCGCGGGCCGTCTGCACGGCCACGGCGCCGTCGGTTGCGTTCGGCAACTACAGCCCGGTCAGCGGCAGCCCGGTCGACATCCAGGGCACCATCACGGTGAGCTGCACCGGCATTGCGGTGTCGGCGCGCGTGCGGGCGTGCATCAACATCGGCACCGGCTCGGCCGGCACCACCGTGTCGCCGCGCGTGATGGCCAACGGCAGCCGCACGCTCGGCTTCAACCTCTACACGGACAGCGCGCGCACGCAGATCTGGGGGTCGCGCAGCACCGGCACCACGGCGACGCCCGTGATGCTCGACTTTGGCGCGCTGCTGGGCAACGGCAGCGCGTCCGTGAGCTACTACGGGCGCATCCTGGCCAACCAGACGGCGGCCACGGCCGGCGCCTACACATCCCAGTTCACCGGGCTCAACGCCGAGGTCACCTACGTCGAATACCTGCTGTCGCCGCCCGCGTGCAGCACGCTTGCCACCAACAGCCTGCCGATCACGTTCACGGCCAGCGCCACCGTGGTGGCCGATTGCAATATCTCGGCCACGCCGCTCGATTTCGGCTCGGTCGGCCTGCTGACCGGCAACCGCGACGCGGCCAGCACACTGACCGTGCAATGCACCGCCAGCGCACCCTATTCGATCGCGCTCAACGCCGGCACCGGCAACGGCGCCAACGTCGCCGCACGCCGCATGACGCGCAGCGGCGGCCAGCAGACCGTGAGCTACCAGTTGTATTCGGACGCCGCGCGCACGGTGCCGTGGGGCGACGGTTCGCGCGGCACATCCACCGTGGGCGGCACCGGCACGGGCACGGCCCAGACACTCAACGTCTACGGCCGGATTCCGCCGCAGGTGACGCCCACGCCGGGCACCTATGCCGACACGGTGACGGCGACGATCACGTACTGA
- a CDS encoding fimbria/pilus outer membrane usher protein produces MTWRRRPTPRRATLSRLAMIAVSLTGAVASSPLRAQTIDKVPGHTAYLEVMVNGESTGSVARFADRDGTLLTPVDELLDLGLRADPALADAQGMVALDRLPGVTWRYDPAMQRVYLTVPDGQRMPAQLGTRARERPPVTPGTGFVLNYDAYAQPDTGQQLGLYSEQRLFHPGGVFSNTGVATVYDRSTRYVRLDTSWTHADPTGMQSVLIGDMITGALPWSRPVRLGGFQLRRNFGLRPDLITYPLPALAGSAAVPGAVDLYINNVRQYSGQVPSGPFVINNAPALSGAGQATIVVRDALGRDVSTTVPLYVDARLLAPGLFDYALEVGFLRTQYGVDSFRYDSAPAANGSVRYGWTDSVTLEAHAEASRGVGIGGAGVLFKLPLTGVLNVAASASAAGGAQLGLGYQWRTPRFSIDVQGTRAFGHYEDLAARSGAPMPRALYRATVSVPVARNGNIAASYVNLSDLVYGASRIGSLAWTAQWNRRTSLTASAYRDFAAGSSYGASLTLTYLIDSDTTASATVGRDSGNPTVIGTVSHATPYEGGWGWQVAGQKGAGMWRGFAQANFRGRYGDVFGAVQDLQGRVSTQLGASGSLVAMDGTVMAGRRIDQSFALVSTGGVADLPVLVENRRIGNTNRSGHILVPNLLAYDANRVEIDALALPVNTRLSSTRLSIAPALQSGALATFRIESFRGAQVMFVDGEETPLPPGTAIVHLESGGRTVVGYDGLAFFGALGDDNTFRAETDAGVCTARLHYRASADPLPRLGPVRCAAEAP; encoded by the coding sequence ATGACATGGCGACGGCGTCCCACGCCCCGCCGCGCGACGCTGTCGCGGCTTGCCATGATCGCCGTCTCGCTGACCGGCGCCGTGGCGAGCAGCCCGCTCCGTGCGCAGACGATCGACAAGGTACCCGGACACACCGCCTACCTGGAGGTTATGGTCAACGGCGAATCAACCGGAAGCGTCGCCCGCTTCGCGGACCGCGACGGCACGCTGCTGACGCCGGTGGACGAACTGCTCGACCTGGGCCTGCGCGCCGACCCGGCGCTGGCCGACGCCCAGGGCATGGTCGCGCTGGACCGCCTGCCCGGCGTGACGTGGCGCTATGACCCCGCGATGCAGCGCGTCTACCTGACCGTGCCCGACGGCCAGCGCATGCCGGCGCAACTGGGCACGCGGGCGCGCGAGCGGCCACCGGTCACGCCCGGCACCGGGTTCGTGCTGAACTACGACGCCTACGCCCAGCCCGACACGGGCCAGCAGCTCGGGCTGTACAGCGAGCAGCGCCTCTTTCATCCCGGCGGGGTGTTCAGCAACACCGGTGTCGCCACCGTGTACGACCGCAGCACCCGCTACGTGCGGCTCGACACCAGCTGGACCCACGCCGACCCCACCGGCATGCAGTCGGTGCTGATCGGTGACATGATCACCGGCGCGCTGCCGTGGTCGCGCCCGGTACGGCTTGGCGGCTTCCAGCTGCGCCGCAACTTCGGGCTGAGGCCGGACCTGATCACCTATCCCCTGCCCGCGCTGGCGGGCTCGGCGGCCGTGCCGGGCGCGGTGGACCTCTACATCAACAACGTCCGCCAGTACTCCGGGCAGGTGCCCAGCGGCCCGTTCGTGATCAACAACGCGCCGGCGCTGAGCGGTGCCGGCCAGGCCACCATCGTCGTGCGCGACGCGCTGGGCCGCGACGTCAGCACCACGGTGCCGCTCTACGTGGATGCGCGGCTGCTGGCGCCGGGCCTGTTCGACTACGCGCTCGAAGTGGGCTTTCTGCGCACGCAGTACGGCGTGGATTCGTTCCGCTACGACAGCGCGCCGGCCGCGAACGGGTCCGTCCGCTACGGCTGGACCGATAGCGTCACGCTGGAAGCGCACGCCGAGGCGTCGCGCGGTGTGGGCATTGGCGGCGCTGGCGTGCTGTTCAAGCTGCCGTTGACCGGCGTGCTGAACGTGGCGGCCAGCGCCAGCGCGGCGGGCGGCGCGCAGCTCGGGCTTGGCTACCAGTGGCGCACGCCGCGCTTCAGCATCGACGTACAGGGCACGCGCGCGTTCGGCCACTACGAAGACCTGGCCGCGCGCTCGGGCGCGCCGATGCCGCGGGCGCTGTACCGGGCGACCGTGTCGGTGCCCGTGGCGCGCAACGGCAATATCGCGGCCAGCTACGTGAACCTGTCGGACCTGGTCTACGGCGCGTCGCGCATCGGATCGCTGGCGTGGACGGCACAGTGGAACCGGCGCACGTCGCTCACGGCCAGCGCCTACCGCGACTTCGCGGCCGGGTCGTCGTACGGCGCGTCGCTGACGCTGACCTACCTGATCGACAGCGACACGACGGCGTCGGCCACGGTGGGGCGCGACAGCGGCAATCCCACGGTGATCGGCACGGTCAGCCACGCCACGCCGTACGAAGGCGGCTGGGGCTGGCAGGTGGCCGGCCAGAAAGGCGCGGGCATGTGGCGCGGCTTTGCGCAGGCCAACTTCCGCGGCCGCTACGGCGACGTGTTCGGCGCGGTGCAGGACCTGCAGGGCCGCGTGAGCACGCAGCTTGGCGCCAGCGGGTCGCTGGTGGCGATGGACGGCACGGTGATGGCCGGGCGGCGCATCGACCAGAGCTTTGCGCTGGTGTCGACGGGCGGCGTGGCGGACCTGCCCGTGCTCGTGGAGAACCGCCGGATCGGCAACACTAACCGCTCGGGCCATATCCTGGTGCCCAACCTGCTGGCGTACGACGCCAACCGCGTGGAGATCGACGCGCTGGCGCTGCCCGTCAACACGCGGCTCAGTTCCACGCGGCTGTCGATCGCGCCGGCGCTGCAGTCGGGCGCGCTGGCCACGTTCCGGATCGAATCGTTCCGCGGCGCCCAGGTGATGTTCGTCGACGGCGAGGAGACGCCGCTGCCGCCCGGCACGGCCATCGTCCATCTGGAAAGCGGCGGCCGCACCGTGGTGGGCTACGACGGGCTGGCGTTCTTCGGCGCCCTGGGCGACGACAACACGTTCCGCGCGGAGACCGACGCCGGCGTGTGCACGGCCCGGCTGCACTACCGCGCCAGCGCAGACCCGCTGCCCAGGCTCGGGCCCGTGCGCTGCGCGGCGGAAGCACCATGA
- a CDS encoding fimbrial biogenesis chaperone translates to MPIAAPAWRPASWSWPALALAVPGFCLPVHATSLQISPVRVDLPAGPGAAALTLRNAAGAPIHAQVRVFRWTQADGDDVLTPADDVLASPPIVRIGGNGEQMIRVVRPGKTPATAEQSYRLLIDELPQRDAPADQSGVRVQLRYSVPVFAGTPPDGPVPRLAVALWRDDGEWRLAARNEGVRHARLSAVTLVSGSRRATVTEGLLGYALRGATRVWKVRLPAAFAPAAGMRLEADVNGETQRLPVAAGRPEASP, encoded by the coding sequence ATGCCGATTGCCGCCCCCGCGTGGCGGCCGGCATCCTGGTCCTGGCCCGCGCTGGCGCTGGCCGTGCCGGGCTTTTGCCTGCCGGTGCATGCCACCTCGCTGCAGATCTCGCCGGTCCGGGTGGACCTGCCGGCCGGCCCGGGCGCTGCCGCGCTGACGCTGCGCAACGCCGCGGGCGCGCCCATCCACGCCCAGGTGCGCGTGTTCCGCTGGACGCAGGCCGACGGCGACGACGTGCTGACACCCGCCGACGACGTACTGGCCAGCCCGCCCATCGTGCGCATTGGCGGCAATGGCGAGCAGATGATCCGCGTGGTGCGGCCCGGCAAGACGCCCGCCACGGCCGAGCAGTCGTACCGGCTGCTGATCGACGAGCTGCCGCAGCGCGACGCCCCGGCCGACCAGAGCGGCGTGCGCGTGCAGCTACGCTATTCGGTGCCGGTGTTCGCCGGCACGCCGCCCGATGGCCCCGTGCCGCGCCTGGCCGTGGCGCTCTGGCGCGACGACGGCGAATGGCGGCTGGCCGCGCGCAACGAGGGCGTGCGCCACGCGCGGCTGAGCGCTGTGACGCTGGTCAGCGGCAGCCGCCGCGCCACGGTGACCGAAGGGCTGCTCGGCTACGCGCTGCGGGGCGCCACGCGCGTCTGGAAGGTGCGCCTGCCCGCCGCGTTCGCGCCGGCTGCCGGGATGCGGCTCGAAGCCGACGTCAACGGCGAGACGCAGCGCCTGCCCGTGGCCGCCGGCCGACCCGAAGCGAGCCCATGA
- a CDS encoding Csu type fimbrial protein, whose product MTPSCHFRVAVFATLAALPVWLGAATKTTTFAVRLTLTADCTITASDLDFGSQGVLAANVDQTSSLSVTCSNSAPYQVGLDGGTAAGSSIANRLMAGTGAATVQYQIYRDSSRTQIWGNTPGTDTVGGTGNGAAQAITMYGRVPPQSTPAAGTYTTTVTATVNF is encoded by the coding sequence ATGACGCCGTCTTGCCACTTTCGCGTCGCAGTGTTCGCCACCCTCGCGGCCCTGCCGGTCTGGCTGGGCGCGGCCACCAAGACCACCACGTTCGCGGTCCGGCTGACGCTGACCGCCGACTGCACGATTACCGCCAGCGACCTCGATTTCGGCTCGCAGGGCGTGCTGGCCGCCAATGTCGACCAGACCTCGTCGCTGTCGGTCACGTGCAGCAACAGTGCGCCGTACCAGGTGGGGCTTGACGGCGGCACCGCCGCAGGCAGCAGCATCGCCAACCGGCTGATGGCCGGCACCGGCGCCGCGACCGTGCAATACCAGATCTACCGCGACAGCAGCCGCACGCAGATCTGGGGCAACACGCCCGGCACCGATACCGTGGGCGGCACCGGCAACGGCGCCGCGCAGGCCATCACGATGTACGGCCGCGTGCCGCCGCAATCCACGCCGGCCGCGGGCACCTACACCACCACCGTCACCGCCACCGTCAACTTCTGA